DNA from Pelagibacterium nitratireducens:
TCGAATCCGGCCCGGGGAGCCATTTTTCTTCTGCATTCGTTTTAGCCCGGTCGCGCCGACATGTGTTGGCGGGCGCGGGCTTTGCCGTTTGGTTTTGCGCTTAAATTCTTGACTGCTGCGATCAAGATAAATTATCCCGTTGCGTGACAATTCCACGGGCCGGAGCGCGCGATGAGCCAGATGTTTTACGATGTGACGCTGCTTGGCCGGCAGGCGCTGACGCCGGGCATGGTGCGGCTGACATTTGGCGGCGAGGGACTTAAGGCGTTTCGCACGACCGGAATCGGTGACGAATATCTGCGGCTGTTCTTTCCCAATGAGGAAACCGGCAAGCTCCATCTCCCCCACATTACCGAAGATGGCCGCTGGACCTATCCGGACGGTCAGGACGCGGTTCGGTGCTCGACCTATACGGTGCGGCGGTTCGCGCAGGAGGGCGAGGACGTCACCATCGACATCGACTTCGTGGTCCACGAGGGCGGGCTGGCCAGCGAATGGGCACAGAAGGCCGCGCCGGGCGAGCGCATAACGATCAACAGGCCGCGCGGGCTTTATAGTCCGCCCAGGGATTATGCCTGGCAATTGCTCGTCGCCGACGCAACCGGGCTGCCGGCGCTGTCGCGTATTCTCGAGCAGACGCCCGAACACGTTCAGTCGCGCGTCTTCGTGGAAGTGGCGCAAAAGGACGATGAGCAGATCCTGCCCTATCATGCTGCGGCGACAGTGACCTGGCTGCATGGCTGCGGCAATGGCGTGGCGGCCAGCCGGCTCGAGGAGATCGTGCGTGGCGTGCCGCTGCCCGCAACACCTGGCTATGTCTGGGTGGCGGGCGAGCAGAAGGTGGTGCGGGCCATCCGCAAATTCGTGCGCAAGGAGCTGGGCTTTCCCGCCGAGCGCTACGAGCTGGTGGGATACTGGATCGCCAATGCCGAAGAATGGGAAGCCAAATGGGAAGCGCTGGACCCGGCGATCAAGGCGCAGATCGATGCCGGCTGGGATTCGGGCCGCGACCGGGAAACGGTGATGGACGAATATATCGACACACTGGAAAAGCACGGCCTTTGAGCCCGGCGGCCCCTTTAATCTGCGCGCGAAAGGGCGTATATGTCGCCGCGCAGTGCCGGGCCCCTCTGGCGTAGCGCTCTTGATCGCTGCGTGATGTCGGAACTGCTCCACGAGTTACATGGAGAAGGTCCCGGCGATGGAAAATTTCGCTTCATTTTTGTATACACCGTTCCTGAACACGCCCGCGTGGTTCTGGCTCGCGTTTCTGGCCGTGGTTGCGGTCATCCTGATCTTTGATCTCGGGTTCCTGCACAAGGAGCAGAAAGAGATCAGCGCCAAAGAGAGCTTCGTGCTCTATGGCATGTATGTGCTGGTCGCCTGTGCGTTCGGCGGCTGGGTCTGGCTGGTGCGCGGGTCGCAGTCGGGGCTGGAGTTCTTCACCGGCTACATTATCGAACAGAGCCTGGCGATGGACAATATCTTCGTCATCGCCTCGATCTTCGCGTTTCTGGGTGTTCCGCGCATCTACCAGTACCGGGTGCTGTTCTGGGGGATTATCGGGGTTCTGGTGTTCCGCGCGATCCTGATCGGCATGGGCGTGGCGCTGGTGCATGCGTTCGAGCCGATCCTTTTCGTCTTCGGCGCCTTTTTGATCTTTACCGGCCTGCGGATGTTCAAGAAGGTCGAGGACGACGACGATATCGAAAACAACAAGATCCTCAAATTCCTGCGCAAGCGGTTCAGGATCACGCCGCAGTTCCACGGCAACAAGTTCGTCGTCGAAAAGCCGCACCCGACAAGCGGCAAGCTGGTGCTCTGGCTCACGCCATTGGCCGTGGCGCTGATCATGGTGGAAATCGTCGACGTGATCTTTGCCGTCGATTCGGTGCCGGCGATCTTTGCGATCACCCAAGACCCGTTCATCGTTTATACCTCGAACGTCTTTGCGGTTCTGGGGCTGCGGGCTCTGTTCTTTGCCCTATCGGCGGCGATGGCCCGCTTCAGGTACCTGCAGACGGCGCTTGCCATCGTTCTGATCTATGTGGGCATCAAGATCTCGCTGGTCCCGGTGGGCATTCATATCGATACGGTGCTTTCGCTGGCCATAACCGTGGGGACACTGGCGGCGGGCATTGCCTATTCGCTCTGGAAGACGCGGAACGATCCTCCGCTCGATCAGCAGGTCGACCATGTCGAGCCCGAGGACCTCAGAAGCGAAAATCCGTCCAACCCGTAGAGCGGTGCCACGCCTTGCTTGACGAAAGATCGGCACGGACGTAACGGTTTTTGCGAGAACAAGAGCGGCGTGGGCACACCACGCCGCTGCCTTTCCGGATTAGCCTTATGACCGCCACGACAGCGGAGCATCAGCCCGCGCGGCAAACAGCGTCCCTGTGGGTGCTGTTCGCCATCAGCTTCTCACACATGCTCAACGATCTGATGCAGGCGCTGCTGCCCGCGGTCTATCCGTTGCTGCGCGAGATCTATGCCCTCGATTTTACCCAGATCGGGCTGATTACGCTGGTCAACCAGCTCACCGCGTCGCTGTTGCAGCCGCTGGTGGGGTACTACACCGACAAATATCCAAAACCCTATTCGCTGCCGATCGCCATGTGTTCGACGCTGTGCGGGCTGCTCGTTCTCTCGGCTGCATCGAGTTTTCCGATGCTTCTGGTCGCGGCGGCGCTGATCGGGGTCGGATCGTCGATCTTTCATCCTGAATCCTCGCGCGTCGCGCGCATGGCGTCGGGCGGGCGGTTGGGGTTTGCCCAGTCGCTGTTTCAGGTGGGGGGCAATGTGGGAACCGCCATGGGGCCGCTTCTGGCCGCCTTCATCATCATTCCGCGCGGCCAGGGCAGCGTCTCGTGGTTTGCCATCGTGGCGCTAACGGCCATTACCGTGCTGTTTGCCGTGAGCCGATGGTATTCGGGCCAGAACCGGATGAAAAAGCCCCAGCCGGTGGCGGTTCGCAATCGCTCGCTTTCGCGGGCCGGACTGCTCGGCGCCTTTGCCATTCTTGCCATGCTGGTTCTGAGCAAGAATGTGTATATGGCGTCGATGACCAGCTTTTATTCGTTCTTCCTGATCGAAAAATTCGGGTTGGAAGCGTCCACGGCCCAGCTCTATCTCTTTGTTTTCCTCGGCGCTGCGGCGGCGGGCACGTTTATCGGCGGGCCGGTGGGCGACAGGGTCGGGCGCAAACTGGTGATCTGGGTCTCGATCCTTGGGCCCCTTCCCTTCACGCTGGCCCTGCCCTATGTGGGGCTTGAGCTTTCGATCGTTCTGACGGCGATCATCGGGTTCATCCTGGCGTCGGCGTTTTCGGCCATTCTGGTTTATGCGCAGGAATTGCTGCCGGGCCGGGTGGGCATGATCGCGGGCCTGATGTTCGGATTTGCATTCGGCATGGGCGCTTTGGGTGCTGCCGTGCTCGGGGTCGTGGCCGACGCAACGAGCATCATTTTTGTATTCCAGCTTTGCGCCTTCCTGCCGCTGGCGGGGCTTTTG
Protein-coding regions in this window:
- a CDS encoding siderophore-interacting protein; this encodes MSQMFYDVTLLGRQALTPGMVRLTFGGEGLKAFRTTGIGDEYLRLFFPNEETGKLHLPHITEDGRWTYPDGQDAVRCSTYTVRRFAQEGEDVTIDIDFVVHEGGLASEWAQKAAPGERITINRPRGLYSPPRDYAWQLLVADATGLPALSRILEQTPEHVQSRVFVEVAQKDDEQILPYHAAATVTWLHGCGNGVAASRLEEIVRGVPLPATPGYVWVAGEQKVVRAIRKFVRKELGFPAERYELVGYWIANAEEWEAKWEALDPAIKAQIDAGWDSGRDRETVMDEYIDTLEKHGL
- a CDS encoding TerC family protein, yielding MENFASFLYTPFLNTPAWFWLAFLAVVAVILIFDLGFLHKEQKEISAKESFVLYGMYVLVACAFGGWVWLVRGSQSGLEFFTGYIIEQSLAMDNIFVIASIFAFLGVPRIYQYRVLFWGIIGVLVFRAILIGMGVALVHAFEPILFVFGAFLIFTGLRMFKKVEDDDDIENNKILKFLRKRFRITPQFHGNKFVVEKPHPTSGKLVLWLTPLAVALIMVEIVDVIFAVDSVPAIFAITQDPFIVYTSNVFAVLGLRALFFALSAAMARFRYLQTALAIVLIYVGIKISLVPVGIHIDTVLSLAITVGTLAAGIAYSLWKTRNDPPLDQQVDHVEPEDLRSENPSNP
- a CDS encoding MFS transporter, whose amino-acid sequence is MTATTAEHQPARQTASLWVLFAISFSHMLNDLMQALLPAVYPLLREIYALDFTQIGLITLVNQLTASLLQPLVGYYTDKYPKPYSLPIAMCSTLCGLLVLSAASSFPMLLVAAALIGVGSSIFHPESSRVARMASGGRLGFAQSLFQVGGNVGTAMGPLLAAFIIIPRGQGSVSWFAIVALTAITVLFAVSRWYSGQNRMKKPQPVAVRNRSLSRAGLLGAFAILAMLVLSKNVYMASMTSFYSFFLIEKFGLEASTAQLYLFVFLGAAAAGTFIGGPVGDRVGRKLVIWVSILGPLPFTLALPYVGLELSIVLTAIIGFILASAFSAILVYAQELLPGRVGMIAGLMFGFAFGMGALGAAVLGVVADATSIIFVFQLCAFLPLAGLLTALLPNTGD